DNA sequence from the Alkalilimnicola ehrlichii MLHE-1 genome:
CATGCCCCAGCCGATGCTGGTGTGCTGGCCCATGAGCAGCTCGATCAGGGCCACTGTCAGGAAGATGGCCATGGGGTCGTTGCTGCCGGATTCGATCTCCAGGGTGGCGGCGACACGCTGTTTCAGCTCCAGCCCCTTGGAGTGGAGCAGCGAGAACACCGCTGCGGCGTCGGTGGAGCCGACGATGGCCCCGATCAGGGCCGCCTCCAACCAGCCCAGGCCGAGGGCGTAGCGGGCCACCAGGCCGGTCAGGCCGGCGGTGATCACCACCCCCACGGTGGCCAGCACCACCGCCGGGCGCAGGCCGACGCGGAAGCTGCTGGTACGGGTGCGCAGGCCGCCGTCAAACAGGATGACCGCCAGCGCCAGGCTGCCGATGAGATGGGCGGTCTGGAAGTCGTCGAAGTAGAGCCCACCCAGACCCTCCTCGCCCAGCAGCATGCCGATCACCAGGAAGACCAACAACAGCGGAGCGCCTATCCTGTTGGATATGACGCTGGCCATGACGCTGACCAGCAGCAGCAGGCTGCCGAAGAATATGACCTGGCTGGTAAAGTCCAAGGATGCCTTCCGTATCGGGGTGCATGGTGCGACACGAGACCGCAGTTTAACGTAAGCCGCGGCCGGTTGTGGCTGCCAATGGCAACGCGCTGCGGTATCCTGAGCGCCCTTCAGATGTTACCGGGCGGACCGGACAGGGAGTATCGGCATGGCGTTACGCTCAGCCCACAAACTGATCGCTTTCATGCTTTTCGTGATTTTCGCCGTCCTGTTGGTCGTCGGCGCCAAGGCCGTCGGCGGTGAACGGGATGATCAGGACAGCCAGCACGCGCAAATGGAGACCCCCATGGTTGTATTCGAGACCAGCCACGGCAACCTCACCCTGGAACTCTTTCCGGACGAGGCCCCCATCACCGTTGAGAATTTCCTGCAGTACGTGGATGACGGGTTCTACGACGGCACCATCTTCCACCGGGTTATCCCCGGTTTCGTGGTGCAGGGTGGCGGTTTCGACGAGGAGTTCCGGCAGAAGGAGACCCGTGCCCCGATCAAGAACGAGGCCGATAACGGCCTGCGGAACGAACGCGGCACGCTGTCGATGGCCCGGACCCAGCAGAAAGACAGCGCCACCTCCCAGTTCTTCATCAACCTGGCCGACAACGCCTTTCTCGACCACGGTACCCGCGACTTCGGTTACGCCGTCTTCGCCCGGGTGGCCGAGGGCATGGAGGTGGTCGACAAGATCGCCCAAGTGCGCACCGGCAACCGGGGTATGCACCAGGACGTCCCGGTGGAGGATATCGTGGTCAAGCGGGCCTACCGCCAGGGCGACGACTAACCCCACCAGCCAGCGCAGGCGCACCCCGCTCCTGTGCTAGAATGACCGCCTTTACGCGGGCGCCCGGCGCGCCCCGGTCCCGGTGCGGGGCGGGGCGCGTCGTCGTGCGTCTCAGATCGTTTTTGCAGCGAGTCGAGATCCCGGATGGCGAGCGTCGCTAGAGAGATATTGCCCGTAAACCTGGAAGACGAGATGCGGCAGTCCTACCTCGATTACGCCATGAGCGTGATCGTGGGTCGGGCCCTGCCGGATGTCCGTGATGGCCTCAAACCGGTGCACCGGCGCGTGCTCTACGCCATGCGTGAGCTGGGCAACGACTGGAACAAGTCGTACAAGAAGTCCGCCCGCGTGGTCGGTGATGTTATCGGTAAGTACCACCCCCACGGCGACTCCGCGGTCTACGACACCATCGTGCGCATGGCCCAGCCTTTCGCCATGCGCTACATGCTGGTGGACGGGCAGGGCAACTTCGGCTCCATCGACGGCGACGCGGCCGCTGCCATGCGGTACACCGAGGTGCGGATGTCCAGGCTGGCCCATGAGCTGCTGGCGGACATCGAGAAGGAGACCGTCGACTACCTGGACAACTACGACGGCTCCGAGAGCGAGCCGACGGTGCTGCCCACCCGGGTGCCCAACCTGCTGGTCAACGGCGGCTCCGGCATCGCCGTGGGCATGGCCACCAACATTCCGCCACACAACATCCGCGAGGTCATCGACGCCTGTGTGGCGCTGATCGACGACGACTCGCTGGATGTGGACGCGCTCATGCAATACCTGCCGGGGCCCGACCTGCCCACCGCCGGCATTATCAACGGCACCGCCGGCATCCACGAGGCCTACCGGACCGGGCGTGGTCGCATGGTGATGCGGGCCCGCGCCCGAATCGAAGAGGATGACAAGTCGGGCAAGGCGCGCATCATCGTCAGCGAGCTGCCCTACCAGGTGAACAAGGCGCGGCTGCTGGAAAAGATCGCCGAGCTGGTCAAGGAAAAGCGCGTCGAGGGGATCACCGAGCTGCGCGATGAGTCCGACAAGGACGGCATCCGCGTGGTGATCGAGCTGCGCCGGGGCGAAGTGGGCGAGGTGGTGCTCAACAACCTCTACCAGCACACCCAACTGCAGACGGTGTTTGGGATCAACATGGTGGCGCTGGTGGACGGCCAGCCCAAGCTGTTGAACCTGCGCCAAATCCTCGACGCCTTCGTCCGCCACCGCCGGGAGGTGGTGACCCGGCGGACCATCTTCGAGCTGCGCAAGGCGCGCAACCGGGCCCACGTGCTGGAGGGCCTGGCGGTGGCCCTGGCCAACATCGATCCGGTGATTGCCCTGATCAAGGCCTCACCCGGGCCGGCGGAGGCCAAGACGGCGCTCATGTCCCGGGTGTGGGCGCCGGGCATGGTCACCGACATGCTGGAGCGCGCCGACGCCACCACCCCCGACGACCTCAGCCCCGACGTCGGTCTGGGCGAGGACGGCTACCGGCTCAGCGCCGCTCAGGCCCAGGCCATCCTTGAGCTGCGCCTGCACCGGCTGACCGGTCTGGAGCAGGAGAAGATCCTGGAGGAGTACCGTGGCCTGCTCGAGCAGATCGGCGAGCTGATCCACATCCTGGAGAGCGGCGAGCGGCTGATGGAGGTCATCCGCGAGGAACTGGTGGCCATCCGCGAGCAGTATGGCGACGAGCGGCGCTCCGAGATCATCCCCCAGGCGCTGGACCTCACCCTGGAGGACCTCATCACCCCGCAGGATGTGGTGGTCACGCTCTCCCACAGCGGGTACGCCAAGTCGCAGCCGCTGGACAGCTACCGCGCCCAGCGCCGCGGCGGCCGGGGCAAGAGCGCCACCGCCATGAAGGACGCGGATTTCGTCGACAAGCTGTTCGTGGCCAATACCCACGACACGCTGCTCTGCTTCTCCAGCCACGGCAAGTGCTACTGGTTGAAGGTCTACGAGCTGCCCCAGGGCAGCCGCCAGAGCCGTGGCAAGCCCATCGTCAATCTGCTGCCGTTGGAGCCGGACGAGCGCATCAACGCCGTGCTGCCGGTGCAGGAGTTTGATGACGCCCACTTCGTCTTCATGGCCACCCACAACGGCACGGTCAAGAAGACCCCGCTGTCGCACTTCTCCCGTCCGCGCAGCAACGGCATTATTGCCCTGGACCTGCGCGCCGACGACTGGCTGGTGGATGTGGCCATCACCGATGGCAGCCGCGACGTCATGCTGGTGTCCGACGCCGGCAAGGCCATCCGCTTCGAGGAGAGCCAGGTGCGGGCCATGGGCCGCACCGCCGCCGGCGTCCGTGGCATCCGGCTGGAGCCGGGGCAGCGGGTGATCGCGCTGCTGATCCTGGACGACGGCGATATCCTCTCGGCCACCGCCAATGGCTACGGCAAGCGGACCCCGGTGGAGGAATACCCGCGGCGCGGTCGCGGCGGGATGGGGGTGATCTGCATCCAGACCAGCGATCGCAATGGCGAGGTAGTAGGTGCGGTGCAGGTGGCGGATGAGGACGAGATCATGCTTATCACCCGTCACGGCACCCTGGTGCGGACCCCCGTGGCCGATATCTCGCGCCTGTCGCGCAACACCCAGGGCGTCAAGCTCATCAGTCTGGATGAGGATGAGACCCTGGTGGGTCTGGAGCGGATCGAGGCCCTGGGCGACGACGACGATGATGATGAGGCCGGCGCGGCGGCGGACGACGGGTCCGGGCCGCCCGATCCCGCCTGAGCCCGGTGCCCCCCGGCGGGGCGCCGCCGCCGGGGGCATAGACAATCCAGAGTAAACAGGAGAACGCCGAATGTCCCGTGTGTACAACTTCAGTGCCGGTCCGGCCATGCTGCCGGAGGAGGTTCTGCGTCAGGCCAGGGACGAGATGCTCGACTGGCAGGGCTCCGGCATGTGCGTGATGGAGATGAGCCACCGCGGCAAGGAGTTCGTCAGCATCGCCGAGCGCGCCGAGGCCGACCTGCGGGAGCTGATGAACATCCCCGACAATTACAAGGTGCTGTTTCTCCAGGGCGGGGCCACGGGCATGTTCTCCGCAGTTCCGCTCAATCTCCTGCGGGGCCGGACGCGGGCGGATTACGTCAACACCGGGGCCTGGTCCAAGAAGGCGATCGCCGAGGCGGGCAAGTATTGCCAGGTCAACGTCGCCGCCAGCGGTGAGGCCAGCCAGTTCATGAGCATCCCGCCGCGCAGCGCCTGGCAGCTCTCGGACGACGCCGCCTACCTGCACTACACCCCCAACGAGACCATCAGCGGGGTGGAGTTCCACCAGGTGCCGGAGGTGGGTGAAACCCCACTGGTGGCGGACATGTCCTCCACCATCCTCTCCCGCCCGGTGGACGTCTCCCGGTTCGGGCTCATCTACGCCGGCGCGCAGAAGAACATCGGGCCAGCCGGCATTACCGTGGTCATTGTCCGCGAGGATTTGATCGGCGAGGCCCGTGCCGACACGCCCATGGTCTGGGACTTCGCCAAGCAGGCGGAGGCCGACTCCATGCTCAACACCCCGCCCACTTATGGGCTCTACCTGGCCGGCCTGGTGTTCCAGTGGCTCA
Encoded proteins:
- a CDS encoding peptidylprolyl isomerase; protein product: METPMVVFETSHGNLTLELFPDEAPITVENFLQYVDDGFYDGTIFHRVIPGFVVQGGGFDEEFRQKETRAPIKNEADNGLRNERGTLSMARTQQKDSATSQFFINLADNAFLDHGTRDFGYAVFARVAEGMEVVDKIAQVRTGNRGMHQDVPVEDIVVKRAYRQGDD
- the gyrA gene encoding DNA gyrase subunit A yields the protein MASVAREILPVNLEDEMRQSYLDYAMSVIVGRALPDVRDGLKPVHRRVLYAMRELGNDWNKSYKKSARVVGDVIGKYHPHGDSAVYDTIVRMAQPFAMRYMLVDGQGNFGSIDGDAAAAMRYTEVRMSRLAHELLADIEKETVDYLDNYDGSESEPTVLPTRVPNLLVNGGSGIAVGMATNIPPHNIREVIDACVALIDDDSLDVDALMQYLPGPDLPTAGIINGTAGIHEAYRTGRGRMVMRARARIEEDDKSGKARIIVSELPYQVNKARLLEKIAELVKEKRVEGITELRDESDKDGIRVVIELRRGEVGEVVLNNLYQHTQLQTVFGINMVALVDGQPKLLNLRQILDAFVRHRREVVTRRTIFELRKARNRAHVLEGLAVALANIDPVIALIKASPGPAEAKTALMSRVWAPGMVTDMLERADATTPDDLSPDVGLGEDGYRLSAAQAQAILELRLHRLTGLEQEKILEEYRGLLEQIGELIHILESGERLMEVIREELVAIREQYGDERRSEIIPQALDLTLEDLITPQDVVVTLSHSGYAKSQPLDSYRAQRRGGRGKSATAMKDADFVDKLFVANTHDTLLCFSSHGKCYWLKVYELPQGSRQSRGKPIVNLLPLEPDERINAVLPVQEFDDAHFVFMATHNGTVKKTPLSHFSRPRSNGIIALDLRADDWLVDVAITDGSRDVMLVSDAGKAIRFEESQVRAMGRTAAGVRGIRLEPGQRVIALLILDDGDILSATANGYGKRTPVEEYPRRGRGGMGVICIQTSDRNGEVVGAVQVADEDEIMLITRHGTLVRTPVADISRLSRNTQGVKLISLDEDETLVGLERIEALGDDDDDDEAGAAADDGSGPPDPA
- the serC gene encoding 3-phosphoserine/phosphohydroxythreonine transaminase, which codes for MSRVYNFSAGPAMLPEEVLRQARDEMLDWQGSGMCVMEMSHRGKEFVSIAERAEADLRELMNIPDNYKVLFLQGGATGMFSAVPLNLLRGRTRADYVNTGAWSKKAIAEAGKYCQVNVAASGEASQFMSIPPRSAWQLSDDAAYLHYTPNETISGVEFHQVPEVGETPLVADMSSTILSRPVDVSRFGLIYAGAQKNIGPAGITVVIVREDLIGEARADTPMVWDFAKQAEADSMLNTPPTYGLYLAGLVFQWLKRQGGLEGMAEINRRKAEKLYRAIDDSDFYSNPVDPDCRSWMNVPFVLAKPALDATFLEEAKRQGLTTLKGHRSVGGMRASIYNAMPEAGVDKLIDFMRDFEQRNA